The following DNA comes from Capsicum annuum cultivar UCD-10X-F1 chromosome 7, UCD10Xv1.1, whole genome shotgun sequence.
TTGTATCTTATCTCCTCCCTCTCCACCGCCCAATTCGACGGCTCTGGCTCCGCCCCCGGTCCTCCCGGCGGCACGGGCACTGCTCCCGCCGCTCCCAGTGGCGCCGGCACTGCTCCCAGCGGCACCGGCACTGCTCCCGGAGGCGCTGGTACTGCTCCCGCCGGCGGTGGTGGCGGAGGGGCGGCGGTGGAGTTGTGGTGTGTGGCAAAGAATAACGCAGAGGATGCGGCACTTCAATCAGCGATAGATTGGGCTTGTGGGCCTGGAGGTGCAAATTGCGGGCCAATACAGCCCGGTGGGCCGTGTTATGATTCTAAAGATATACAGAAAACGGCGTCGTTTGTGTTCAATGATTACTTTCTGAAGCATGGTATGACTGAGGATGCATGTAATTTTGATGACACTGCTGCCCTCATTTCTATTAATCCTAGTAAGTATTTTTCACCTTTTAACTTTCATTTGCTTATGGTAGTAATTTTGTTGCTTGAATTGTGTTCTATATCgttatctttttctaatttatgTTGTTATTATC
Coding sequences within:
- the LOC107878404 gene encoding PLASMODESMATA CALLOSE-BINDING PROTEIN 5; the encoded protein is MSLKFSFSLLLLYLISSLSTAQFDGSGSAPGPPGGTGTAPAAPSGAGTAPSGTGTAPGGAGTAPAGGGGGGAAVELWCVAKNNAEDAALQSAIDWACGPGGANCGPIQPGGPCYDSKDIQKTASFVFNDYFLKHGMTEDACNFDDTAALISINPSHNGCKFPSSKNSSGSFSGSTNGGGGQASDDVSSSSSILRRWIYILMAINLLFASLLIF